In a single window of the Papaver somniferum cultivar HN1 chromosome 8, ASM357369v1, whole genome shotgun sequence genome:
- the LOC113305117 gene encoding dnaJ protein homolog ANJ1-like, whose product MFGRAPEKSDNTKYYEVLGVPKTASPEDLKKAYRKAAIKNHPDKGGDPEKFKELAQSYEVLSDPEKREIYDQYGEDALKEGMGGGGGGHDPFDIFSSFFGGGSPFGGGGSSRGRRQRRGEDVMHSLKVSLEDLYGGTSNKLSLSRNAIFSKCTGKGSKFGASMKCSGCQGSGMKVSIRHLGPSMIQQMQHPCNECKGTGETISDKDRCPQCKGEKVVQEKKMLEVHVEKGMQNGQKITFPGEADEAVHSRLFTGMC is encoded by the exons ATGTTTGGAAGAGCGCCCGAGAAAAGTGATAACACAAAGTACTATGAGGTACTTGGAGTACCAAAGACTGCTTCacctgaagatttgaagaaggctTACAGAAAAGCTGCCATTAAGAATCATCCTGATAAGGGTGGAGATCCAGAAAAG TTCAAGGAGTTGGCCCAGTCTTATGAGGTTTTGAGTGATCCAGAGAAACGTGAAATTTATGATCAGTATGGTGAGGATGCGCTCAAGGAaggaatgggaggaggtggtggtggccaCGACCCCTTTGACATCTTCTCatctttctttggaggaggaagcCCATTTGGAG GTGGTGGCAGCAGCAGAGGAAGAAGGCAGAGGAGGggagaagatgttatgcattcTCTTAAGGTGTCCCTAGAGGATCTTTACGGTGGAACATCAAACAAATTGTCCCTCTCTCGCAATGCCATCTTCTCCAAGTGCACTGG AAAGGGTTCAAAATTTGGTGCTTCAATGAAATGTTCTGGTTGCCAAGGTTCTGGCATGAAAGTTTCTATCAGGCACCTAGGTCCCTCTATGATCCAGCAGATGCAACATCCTTGTAATGAGTGTAAGGGTACTGGAGAGACCATCAGCGATAAGGATCGCTGCCCTCAATGCAAAGGTGAGAAGGTTGTCCAGGAGAAGAAGATGTTGGAAGTGCATGTTGAGAAGGGAATGCAGAATGGACAGAAGATTACCTTCCCTGGAGAGGCCGATGAAGCGGTACACAGTAGACTGTTTACTGGGATGTGTTAG